Below is a window of Paramagnetospirillum magneticum AMB-1 DNA.
TCCAGCATTTCCAGATCGAAATTGGTGCGCTGTTCCAGGCGCTGGGCCTCCAGCAGCTTGCCCTCGGCGTGGAAGCGCTCCAGCGTCTCCTTCAGCTCCGCCTTGATGCCCTTGATGGCCTGGGTGATGGTGGGGCGCGGCGTGACGTAGTGGCTGGACGGGTAGACGGTCACCTCGGACAGCGAACAGGTCTTCTCGCCGGTCAGCGGGTCGAACTCGTTGATGGCCTCGATCTCGTCGCCGAACAGCGACAGGCGCCAGGCGCGGTCCTCGTAGTGGACGGGAAAGATCTCCACCGCGTCGCCCCTGACGCGGAAGGTGCCGCGCTCGAAGGCGGCGTCGTTCCTGGTGTATTGCAGTTCCACCAGACGCTTCAGGAGGTCCGAGCGGTCGATGCTTTCGCCCACCTTCAAGGCGACGGTCATGCGGGCATAGGATTCCACCGAGCCGATGCCGTAGATGCACGACACCGAGGCCACCAGGATCACGTCGCGCCGTTCGAGCAAGGCCCGCGTCGCCGCATGGCGCATGCGGTCGATCTGCTCGTTCACCGCCGAATCCTTCTCGATATAGGTATCGGTGCGCGGGATATAGGCTTCGGGCTGGTAGTAGTCGTAGTAGGAGACGAAATACTCCACCGCGTTATCGGGGAAGAAGCCCTTCATCTCGGCGTAAAGCTGGGCGGCCAGGGTCTTGTTGGGGGCCAGGACCAGGGCCGGACGCCTGGTCCTGGCGATGACATGGGCCATGGTGAAGGTCTTGCCCGAGCCGGTGACGCCCAGCAGCACCTGGTCGCGCTCGTCCGCGTCCACCCCGGCCGACAGTTCGGCGATGGCCTGGGGCTGGTCGCCGGCCGGCTGATAGTCGGAGACGATCTTGAACTCCACATCCCCCTCGGGCAGGGGCGGGCGTTCCATGAAGTCGAAGGGCAGTGGACGGCTCATGGCGGCAGTATAGAGCCTCCACGAGCCGAACGGAGCCCCTTTTGCGGCTCAGCTCGCCCGAACTTCGGCGATGAAGCCGCCCACATTGCCGCGCAGCCGGTCCGATTCCCCCGACAGGCCGTCGGCCAGCCCCGACAATTGCTGGGCGGCGACGCCGGTCTGGCGGGCGGCGTCGAGCACCTTGCCGATGGATTGGGAGACCTCGCTGGTGCCGGCGGCGGCCTGCTGGACGTTGCGGGCGATCTCCTGGGTGGCGGCGCCCTGCTCCTCCACCGCCGAGGCGATGCCCATGGTGTAATCGTTGACGGTGGCGATGGTGGTGGCGATGCCGCCGATGGCCGCCACCGCCCGCTCGGTCTCCGCCTGGATGGCGCCCACCTGGGCCTGGATGTCGTCGGTGGCCCGCGCCGTCTGGTTGGCCAGATTCTTGACCTCGCCCGCCACCACGGCGAAGCCCTTGCCCGCATCGCCGGCCCGCGCCGCCTCGATGGTGGCGTTGAGCGCCAGCAGATTGGTCTGACTGGCGATGTCGGTGATCATGTTGACCACGTCGCCGATGCGCCTTGCCGCCTCGGCCAGGCCGCGAACGGTGGCGTTGGTGGCCTCGGCCTCGCGCACCGCGCCGTCGGTGGCGGTGGCGGTTTCCGCCACCCGGCGGGAGATCTCCTGGATGCTGTGGGACAGTTCCTCGGCGGCGGCGGCCACCGTCTGGACATTGGTGCTGGCCTCCTCGGCGGCGCTGGCCACCACGGTGGATTGCTCGGTGGTGGTGGTGGCGGTCTGCGACAGGGTCTCCGTCGAGGCCCGCAGGCCGTTGACGGCCGTGGCCACGCCCCCGACCACGGAATCGATGGAATCCACGAAAGTCGTGGTGACGGCTTCCACCCGCTGGCGATGCTGGTCGCGCAGGCGCGCCGCCTCTTCCTCCCGCGCGGCGCGGCTGTCCGCCTCGCGGGCATTGTCGCGCAGGACCTGGATGGCGGTGGCCATGGCCCCGATCTCGTCGGTGCGCCCGGCATGGGGAACGGAAAAATCGCGCGAGCCGCCGGCGAAGTCGCCGATCACCCGGGTCAGTTCGGCCAGCGGCGCCACCACGCGGCGGCCGATGCCCACCACCACGAAGGCCAGCACGCCCGCCGCCGCCAGCATCAGGCCGCCCATGAGCAGGAGATTGCGCAGGGCATTGTCGCGCTTTTCGTCGGCGACCCGGCGGGCCTCGCCGATGGCGGCGTCGCGCATGAGCATGATGGCCTGAAGCATGGGCGCGCTC
It encodes the following:
- a CDS encoding methyl-accepting chemotaxis protein codes for the protein MSIKGFVSACLAAVAAVLALTAVVLLASNWGEYRAARDAGQLVDLLGVSTRISEALAPERGATSVALDGDPAARKTMAEVRATLDEALNATEKLALATPLAEARDVAEGVAKIRTAITDWRSRSDGVIGSDPQKIAPFRKDFVAGMYDVLKVAGGMTGRLERRLFAIDAQVATPASLAETAWQLRDHGGRLATMHLSVIQGGKPFTAEQIHQIDLADGRVQQLWDILNSAAGSPDSSAGLRDGLAKVNSAYMGPFQPLRARVTKAGMADGKYDLDPAEWRRQSAPMLQAIMLMRDAAIGEARRVADEKRDNALRNLLLMGGLMLAAAGVLAFVVVGIGRRVVAPLAELTRVIGDFAGGSRDFSVPHAGRTDEIGAMATAIQVLRDNAREADSRAAREEEAARLRDQHRQRVEAVTTTFVDSIDSVVGGVATAVNGLRASTETLSQTATTTTEQSTVVASAAEEASTNVQTVAAAAEELSHSIQEISRRVAETATATDGAVREAEATNATVRGLAEAARRIGDVVNMITDIASQTNLLALNATIEAARAGDAGKGFAVVAGEVKNLANQTARATDDIQAQVGAIQAETERAVAAIGGIATTIATVNDYTMGIASAVEEQGAATQEIARNVQQAAAGTSEVSQSIGKVLDAARQTGVAAQQLSGLADGLSGESDRLRGNVGGFIAEVRAS